The sequence CGCCGGCGCTAGAGTTGAGACAGAGGAGATGCAAAAGGACCCGTAGGGAGCGCGATCCCGTCGACACGACGCGCTGAGAGACAGTCCGTCATGGCCGCGATTTCGGACATCTCGATCGACTAGAGCGCCTCCCCAACGTCCGGATCGACGTGACCGGATGAATGGCCCGCTGGCTCTGACCCGTCGGCTCACATCAAAATGGCGTGGCGAAGGATCGGCTTTCTCTCCCCTCGCTTTTGCGCCGTTCTTCTTCCGCGGCGATGGCGGCATCGAGAGGGGTTCGGTCGGTTTGTCCGGAGAAGTTGGCGCGGCTCGGCATGGCCTCGGCGAAGTGTAGATACCGCTCCTGTGCCACGTCGTAGAGCCGCCGGAGCTCGGGCAGCGGGTCGGGGTGATCGTCCGCGCGCAGGTCGAGCCACGGGAAATCCTCGGTCCGGTGAATGCGCAGCGCGGCCGACTGCTTGCCGCGCTTGTCTCCGCCCGCGGCTTCTCCGGCCTCCATGGCGGTCATCAACCGTACGGCGAAGGGCAGGTCCGGGTTCGCGTCGTAAGCGGCGAGGGTCTGCCGGATGACGTCCTCGCCCGCCAGCATGTTCCCGGCGACCGACACGCCGTCGCCGGCAAGGTGACCGCACCAGTCGACGCAGTCCGCGCCCGTGTGAGCCGCGATGCGCCCCGAGGCGTCGATCATGTGCGCCTGCCGCTGGGCCTGACCTCGGTCTCGCGAGACGAGATCGGCGAGGACGTCGGACGGTGCTTCGCCTTGTGCCATGCGCTCGGCAGCTTCGATCCCCCAGAGCGGGTTGACGAAGGCCTGCGTGGCAACGGCGCATTTTCCGCCCCGGATATGCGGAACGAGGGCGCCGGCGGCGAAGAACCGGGATGCGACGGCAACGCCAAGCTGGCCGGTCGGCTGATCAAGAGCGACGATCGAGTAGGTCATGTCGCCCTCCCTTATCGTCCGACCGCATAGGCCTGCATGAGGCGCGGCGTTGCCCCCGCCCGCACCATGCCTTCCTTCGACCGGGAGGCCGCGGTGAGGCGTCCCACCGTCCAGGCATCGGCGACCTCGATATCGTGACCCCGGTCGCGCAGATCCTCGATGACGTCGTCGCCGAAGGACCGCTCCAGCATGAGGTGTCCGGGCCGCGTCCCTCGCGGGTAGAACGACGCCTGGAAGTGCCCGGTGTGGAAGAGAGGGCAGTCGATCGCTTCCTGCAGGTTCAGGTCCCCATGAACCAGTCGTAGGAGTTGGATCAACTGCCACTGGTCCTGCTGATCGCCCCCCGGTGTGCCGAAGGCGTGCTGCGTGCCGTCCGGCGCCTCGGCCATGGAGGGCGAGAGCGTCGTGCGCGGCCGCCGCCCCGGGGCGAGCGACGTCGGCAACCCTTCATCGAGCCAGAACATCTGCG is a genomic window of Pontivivens ytuae containing:
- a CDS encoding DUF1028 domain-containing protein, which codes for MTYSIVALDQPTGQLGVAVASRFFAAGALVPHIRGGKCAVATQAFVNPLWGIEAAERMAQGEAPSDVLADLVSRDRGQAQRQAHMIDASGRIAAHTGADCVDWCGHLAGDGVSVAGNMLAGEDVIRQTLAAYDANPDLPFAVRLMTAMEAGEAAGGDKRGKQSAALRIHRTEDFPWLDLRADDHPDPLPELRRLYDVAQERYLHFAEAMPSRANFSGQTDRTPLDAAIAAEEERRKSEGRESRSFATPF